The following are encoded together in the Pontibacter liquoris genome:
- the kynU gene encoding kynureninase yields MNYLNTLAFAQEQDRNDPLKHFKERFYAPQINRQDAIYFCGNSLGLQPKSAQMYIDNEMYKWANLAVEGHFKGEEPWFNYHRLLTAGSARVVGALESEVVIMNQLTVNLHLMLVSFYRPEGKRFKVIMEGGAFPSDQYALETQVKFHGYNPDEAIVELFPREGEHTLRTEDILQCIKDCGEELALVLMGGINYYTGQVYDMQAITKAGHEAGAVVGFDLAHAAGNIPVKLHDWEVDFAVWCTYKYLNSGPGGTAGAFVHERHGNNPQLPRFAGWWGHDASVRFQMQKGFIPMPGAEGWQVSNAQILPMAVHRASLELFDEAGMENLRDKSQKLTGYLQFLIDDVHVGKDVLEVITPRDAEARGCQISMLVKQNARELFNKLMEAGIIVDFREPSVIRVAPTPFYNSFEEVYRFSEVLHVCLQNH; encoded by the coding sequence ATGAACTACCTCAATACCCTTGCCTTTGCGCAGGAACAGGACCGGAACGACCCGCTAAAGCATTTCAAAGAACGGTTTTACGCGCCGCAGATCAACCGCCAGGACGCCATTTACTTCTGCGGTAACTCGCTGGGGCTGCAACCCAAATCGGCACAGATGTACATCGACAACGAGATGTATAAATGGGCCAACCTGGCAGTAGAAGGCCACTTTAAAGGCGAGGAACCGTGGTTCAACTACCACCGTTTGCTCACGGCCGGCTCGGCCCGCGTGGTGGGTGCCCTCGAAAGCGAAGTGGTGATCATGAACCAGCTGACCGTAAACCTGCACCTGATGCTGGTTTCCTTCTACAGGCCCGAAGGCAAGCGGTTTAAGGTGATCATGGAAGGCGGCGCTTTCCCCTCCGACCAGTATGCCCTTGAAACGCAGGTGAAGTTTCATGGCTATAACCCGGATGAGGCCATTGTGGAATTGTTCCCGCGTGAAGGCGAACACACGCTGCGCACCGAGGACATCCTGCAATGTATAAAGGACTGCGGCGAGGAACTGGCGCTGGTGCTCATGGGCGGCATCAACTACTATACCGGGCAGGTATACGACATGCAGGCTATCACCAAAGCGGGCCACGAGGCAGGCGCAGTAGTGGGCTTCGACCTGGCCCACGCAGCCGGTAATATCCCCGTAAAACTGCACGACTGGGAGGTGGACTTTGCGGTGTGGTGTACCTATAAATACCTGAACTCGGGGCCGGGCGGCACGGCGGGGGCTTTTGTGCACGAGCGCCACGGCAACAACCCACAATTGCCGCGCTTTGCCGGCTGGTGGGGCCACGATGCCAGTGTGCGTTTTCAGATGCAGAAAGGCTTTATCCCGATGCCCGGTGCCGAAGGCTGGCAGGTGAGCAATGCTCAGATCCTGCCGATGGCCGTGCACCGCGCCTCACTGGAACTCTTCGATGAGGCCGGTATGGAGAACCTGCGCGATAAAAGTCAAAAGCTCACCGGTTACCTTCAGTTCCTCATCGATGATGTGCACGTAGGCAAAGATGTGCTGGAAGTGATCACGCCGCGAGATGCGGAGGCCCGCGGCTGCCAGATCTCAATGCTGGTAAAACAAAACGCCCGGGAGCTGTTCAACAAGCTCATGGAAGCAGGTATCATTGTCGATTTCCGGGAGCCGAGCGTTATCCGGGTGGCACCTACGCCGTTCTACAACAGCTTTGAGGAAGTATACCGCTTCTCGGAGGTATTGCACGTGTGTCTGCAAAATCACTAA
- a CDS encoding amidohydrolase family protein, which yields MQNQNLTPPILTGNDLFKIDIHTHILPATWPNLRERYGYGGFVRLEHHKPCCARMMMDDKFFREIQDNCWDPRVRMHECSQHKVGVQVLSTVPVMFNYWAKPEDTYDLSRMLNDHIAGVVADYPDRFVGLGTIPMQDTGLAIKELERCIKELGMAGVQIGTNVNGCNLDEAKFFSIFEAAQDLGAALFVHPWDMLGKDRMSKFWMPWLVGMPAETTVAICSMIFGGVLERLPKLRVAFAHGGGSFPATIGRIAHGFEVRPDLCAVDNNVNPREYLGKFYFDSLVHDPQALDYLVNLVGANAIALGTDYPFPLGELEPGKLITSMPYDLATIERMLSGTALEWLSLKKEQFVKAVAPAREKKEEVGPV from the coding sequence AGATCGATATACACACGCACATTCTGCCGGCTACCTGGCCGAACCTGCGCGAGCGCTACGGTTATGGCGGCTTTGTGCGGCTGGAGCACCACAAGCCCTGCTGCGCCCGTATGATGATGGACGATAAATTCTTCCGCGAGATACAGGATAACTGCTGGGACCCCAGGGTGCGCATGCACGAGTGCAGCCAGCACAAAGTAGGTGTGCAGGTGCTAAGTACGGTACCCGTTATGTTCAATTACTGGGCAAAGCCGGAAGACACCTACGATCTTTCCCGCATGCTCAACGACCACATCGCCGGCGTGGTAGCCGATTACCCGGACCGTTTTGTGGGCCTGGGTACCATCCCGATGCAGGATACCGGCCTGGCCATAAAAGAGCTGGAGCGCTGCATAAAGGAGCTGGGCATGGCAGGCGTGCAGATCGGCACGAACGTGAACGGCTGCAACCTCGACGAGGCCAAGTTTTTTTCCATTTTTGAAGCTGCACAGGACCTGGGCGCCGCTCTGTTCGTTCACCCTTGGGACATGCTGGGCAAAGACCGCATGAGCAAGTTCTGGATGCCCTGGCTGGTGGGCATGCCGGCCGAAACCACCGTGGCCATCTGCTCCATGATCTTTGGCGGCGTGCTGGAACGCTTGCCAAAATTGCGTGTCGCGTTTGCACACGGCGGCGGCTCCTTCCCGGCTACCATCGGGCGCATTGCGCACGGCTTTGAGGTGCGCCCAGACCTTTGTGCCGTGGATAACAACGTAAACCCACGCGAGTACCTGGGCAAATTCTATTTCGACTCGCTGGTGCACGACCCGCAGGCGCTCGATTACCTGGTGAACCTGGTAGGGGCTAACGCCATTGCCCTCGGCACCGATTACCCCTTCCCGCTCGGCGAACTGGAGCCCGGCAAGCTTATCACCTCCATGCCCTATGACCTGGCAACCATAGAGCGCATGCTCAGTGGTACCGCGCTGGAGTGGTTGAGCCTGAAAAAAGAGCAGTTTGTGAAAGCGGTTGCGCCGGCCCGGGAAAAGAAAGAAGAAGTAGGCCCGGTCTAG